A single window of Toxotes jaculatrix isolate fToxJac2 chromosome 4, fToxJac2.pri, whole genome shotgun sequence DNA harbors:
- the LOC121181348 gene encoding B-cell receptor CD22-like codes for MTGRSTLRITDLRDSDSAQYRFKFKTYWSEWQSGLPGTTLTVTDAPRVPTVWVSPPGDIMKNSSVTLSCSSDANPPAVYTWYKNNQSLLRKEPQLVFSSIQSSDSGQYYCTAENDLGRRTSNFIFINVKYGPQTSTLSVSPSGEIVEGSSVTLTCSSDANPAADYTWYKENQTLLQGPEDIYNFSSIRSEDRGFYQCKSENQYGQISSEPLFLDVQYTPKLPSVSVSPSAEIKEGSSVTLTCSSDANPAANYTWYKEDEDSAKASGQIFIITNIRAEHSGSYYCEAQNSRGRTNSTFHLTVVPGALKSAAAGTVTAALLALMLLAVFLWIRRKKSRTAGERPDSRAQLNVGPVYDTPSAAAQRRPAEQQDDLHYASICLSPQNAEAVYCNVGRVQPQRGTEEDEEEEDGVDYSVVRFDKGSSAAGTRIQEDGEDPCALYSAVNKKL; via the exons ATGACAGGACGCTCCACTCTGAGAATCACTGACCTGAGAGACAGTGATTCAGCTCAGTATCGCTTCAAATTCAAAACGTATTGGTCTGAATGGCAGAGTGGTTTACCTGGTACAACTCTGACTGTCACAG ATGCTCCGAGGGTTCCCACAGTGTGGGTGAGTCCCCCTGGTGACATTATGAAGAACAGTTCAGTGACTCTCAGCTGTAGCAGTGATGCTAACCCCCCCGCTGTGTACACCTGGTACAAAAACAACCAATCACTGCTCAGGAAAGAACCACAGCTCGTCTTCAGCTCCATCCAGTCCTCTGACTCTGGACAGTATTACTGCACAGCTGAGAATGATCTGGGGAGGAGGACATCTAATTTTATCTTcattaatgtgaaat ATGGTCCACAGACGTCCACCCTGTCAGTGAGTCCCTCTGGTGAGATAGTggagggaagttcagtgactctGACCTGTAGCAGTGATGCTAACCCAGCTGCTGATTATACCTGGTACAAGGAGAACCAAACACTGCTTCAAGGACCAGAGGACATTTATAATTTCTCCTCCATCAgatctgaggacagagggttTTACCAGTGCAAGTCTGAGAATCAGTATGGACAGATCAGCTCTGAACCTCTGTTCTTAGATGTCCAGT ATACTCCAAAGCTTCCCTCTGTGTCAGTGAGTCCCTCTGCTGAGATAAAggagggaagttcagtgactctGACCTGTAGCAGTGATGCTAACCCAGCAGCTAATTATACCTGGTACAAGGAGGATGAAGACTCAGCAAAAGCTTCAGGACAGATCTTCATCATCACCAACATCAGAGCTGAGCACAGTGGGAGTTATTACTGTGAAGCCCAGAACAGCAGAGGACGTACTAACTCCACCTTCCATCTGACTGTTGTTCCAG GTGCATTGAAATCAGCAGCTGCCGGAAcagtcactgctgctctcctgGCTCTCATGCTCCTCGCTGTGTTCCTGTGGATCAG AAGAAAGAAGTCGCGCACGGCCGGAGAGAGACCTGACAGCAGAGCGCAG CTAAACGTGGGTCCGGTGTACGACACCCcgtcagctgcagcacagagacgACCAGCAGAACAGCAGGATGACCTTCACTACGCCAGCATCTGCCTCTCACCGCAGAACGCAGAGGCCGTCTACTGCAACGTCGGGCGAGTTCAACCccagagaggaacagaggaagacgaggaggaggaggatggggttGATTACTCTGTTGTCAGATTTGACAaaggcagcagtgcagcagg AACAAGAATTCAAGAAGATGGGGAGGATCCATGTGCTCTGTACAGTGCAGTCAACAAAAAACTATAA
- the LOC121181347 gene encoding uncharacterized protein LOC121181347, with translation MTGAAMSLTAAASGFVVLLLTVPVVHGQDGWGATYSLRKICALKGSTVEIRCSYRYPPRMNGHETTVERRFWFTKFQDEEPVDVRTDSAYAGRVQYHCGENDCTLTIRDLRESDSAQYKFRFITNQPGGAFTGSPGVTLSVTGLQVKVIYSPPLMCSSSCDLTNHPSYIWYKNGQKTGGKTKYHSGYFYSEDSVSCAVEGHEGLPSPSVCEFELS, from the exons ATGACAGGAGCAGCGATGagtttaacagcagcagcaagtggATTTGTTGTCCTTCTTCTCACTGTGCCAG TGGTACACGGTCAGGATGGCTGGGGAGCTACTTACTCTCTTCGTAAGATCTGTGCCTTAAAAGGATCAACAGTGGAAATACGCTGCTCCTACAGATACCCACCCAGAATGAATGGCCATGAAACCACAGTTGAGAGAAGATTCTGGTTTACTAAATTCCAGGATGAAGAACCTGTGGATGTGAGAACAGACTCAGCGTATGCAGGTCGTGTGCAGTATCACTGTGGTGAGAACGACTGCACTTTGACAATCAGAGACCTGAGAGAGAGCGACTCAGCTCAGTACAAGTTCAGGTTCATAACAAACCAACCAGGTGGTGCATTTACTGGTTCACCAGGAGTCACTTTGTCAGTCACAG GTTTGCAGGTGAAGGTGATCTATTCTCCACCTCTGATGTGTAGCAGCAGTTGTGATCTAACTAATCATCCCTCCTACATCTGGTACAAGAATGGACAGAAaactggaggaaaaacaaaatatcattCAGGttacttttattctgaagacAGCGTTTCCTGTGCTGTAGAAGGACACGAGGGTTTACCCTCTCcttcagtgtgtgagtttgaACTTTCTTAG
- the LOC121180555 gene encoding B-cell receptor CD22-like has translation MYWSEWQSGLPGTTLTVTEPRVQVQVIWSSTGPKLICNSSCLLPGRSSFVWYENGNIIMGETSHSLRRLFDPEDSFSCAYEGYRSPPVYAPRVPTVWVSPPGDIMKYSSVTLNCSSDANSPTVYTWYKNNQSLLRKEPQLVFSSIQSSDSGQYYCTAENDLGRRTSNFIFINVKYGPQTSTLSVSPSGEIVEGSSVTLTCSSDANPAADYTWYKENQTLLQGPEDIYNFSSIRSEDRGFYQCKSENQYGQISSEPLFLDVQYAPKLPSVSVSPSAEIKEGSSVNLTCSSDANPAANYTWYKKDEDSAKASGQIFTITNIRAEHSGSYYCEAQNSRGRHSSTFHLTVRGSSVTLTCSSDANPAANYTWYKENQTLLQGPEDIYHFSSISSEDRGTYYCRSVNQHGRSVSSPLFIEVYYAPKLPSVSVSPSAEIKEGSSVNLTCSSDANPAANYTWYKEDEDSAKASGQIFIITNIRAEHSGSYYCEAQNSRGRNNSTFHLTVRASSVKSAAAGSVAVIFLALIFLCAFVLFRRKKFLKQPPEPGEGPDNTAQQQDELFYASVSFSTNRQPNRHKTEEEEEDEEGVEYTVVNVKSATATPGLRRGEAVEDSFALYSTVSKKRRESAQQQSAVCL, from the exons atgtattGGTCTGAATGGCAGAGTGGTTTACCTGGTACAACTCTGACTGTCACAG AACCACGTGTGCAGGTGCAGGTGATCTGGTCTTCTACTGGTCCAAAACTCATTTGTAACAGCAGCTGTCTTCTTCCTGGTCGTTCTTCCTTTGTCTGGTATGAGAATGGAAACATAATCATGGGAGAAACATCTCATTCATTAAGACGACTCTTTGATCCTGAGGACAGTTTTTCCTGTGCTTATGAGGGTTACCGCTCTCCTCCAGTGT ATGCTCCGAGGGTTCCCACAGTGTGGGTGAGTCCCCCTGGTGACATTATGAAGTACAGTTCAGTGACTCTcaactgtagcagtgatgctAACTCCCCCACTGTGTACACCTGGTACAAAAACAACCAATCACTGCTCAGGAAAGAACCACAGCTCGTCTTCAGCTCCATCCAGTCCTCTGACTCTGGACAGTATTACTGCACAGCTGAGAATGATCTGGGGAGGAGGACATCTAATTTTATCTTcattaatgtgaaat ATGGTCCACAGACGTCCACCCTGTCAGTGAGTCCCTCTGGTGAGATAGTggagggaagttcagtgactctGACCTGTAGCAGTGATGCTAACCCAGCAGCTGATTATACCTGGTACAAGGAGAACCAAACACTGCTTCAAGGACCAGAGGACATTTATAATTTCTCCTCCATCAgatctgaggacagagggttTTACCAGTGCAAGTCTGAGAATCAGTATGGACAGATCAGCTCTGAACCTCTGTTCTTAGATGTCCAGT ATGCTCCAAAGCTTCCCTCTGTGTCAGTGAGTCCCTCTGCTGAGATAAAGGAGGGCAGCTCTGTGAATCTGACCTGTAGCAGTGATGCTAACCCAGCAGCTAATTATACCTGGTACAAGAAGGATGAAGACTCAGCAAAAGCTTCAGGACAGATCTTCACCATCACCAACATCAGAGCTGAGCACAGTGGGAGTTATTACTGTGAAGCCCAGAACAGCAGAGGACGTCATAGCTCCACCTTCCATCTGACTGTT AGG ggaagttcagtgactctGACCTGTAGCAGTGATGCTAACCCAGCAGCTAATTATACCTGGTACAAGGAGAACCAAACACTGCTTCAGGGACCAGAGGACATTTAtcatttctcctccatcagctctgaggacagagggacCTACTACTGCAGGTCTGTGAATCAACATGGACGCTCAGTGTCTTCACCTCTGTTCATAGAAGTGTATT ATGCTCCAAAGCTTCCCTCTGTGTCAGTGAGTCCCTCTGCTGAGATAAAGGAGGGCAGCTCAGTGAATCTGACCTGTAGCAGTGATGCTAACCCAGCAGCTAATTATACCTGGTACAAGGAGGATGAAGACTCAGCAAAAGCTTCAGGACAGATCTTCATCATCACCAACATCAGAGCTGAGCACAGTGGGAGTTATTACTGTGAAGCCCAGAACAGCAGAGGGCGTAATAACTCCACCTTCCATCTGACTGTTAGGGCAA GTTCAGtgaaatcagcagctgctggatcagttgctgttatttttctggCTCTCATATTCCTCTGTGCCTTCGTACTGTTTAG AAGAAAGAAGTTCTTGAAACAACCACCTGAGCCTGGAGAGGGACCAGacaacacagcacag CAGCAGGACGAACTCTTCTATGCCAGCGTGAGCTTCTCTACAAACCGTCAGCCCAACAGacacaagacagaagaagaggaggaggacgaggagggtGTGGAATACACTGTCGTCAATGTGAAGAGCGCCACTGCTACGCCAGG ATTAAGACGTGGAGAGGCTGTGGAGGATTCATTTGCACTGTACAGCACCGTCAGCAAGAAACGCAGAGAATCAGCGCAGCAGCAGTCTGCAGTCTGTTTATAG
- the LOC121180556 gene encoding B-cell receptor CD22-like, translated as MKNSSVTLSCSSDANPPTVYTWYKNNQSLLRKEPQLVFSSIQSSDSGQYYCTAENDLGRRTSNFIFINVKYGPQTSTLSVSPSGEIVEGSSVTLTCSSDANPAAHYTWYKENQTLLQGPEDIYNFSSIRSEDRGFYQCKSENQHGRSESSPLFIEVYYAPKLPSVSVSPSAEIKEGSSVNLTCSSDANPAANYTWYKEDEGSAKASGQIFTITNIRAEHSGSYYCEAQNSRGRHSSTLHLTVRASKSHLCTSHLHLKGAAGSVKSAAAGSVAVIFLALIFLCAFVLFRRKKFLKQPPEPGEGPDNTAQQQDELFYASVSFTKNQEDPLYSNIRQGQPSRHKTEEEEDEEGVEYTVVNVKSTTATPGLRSEEAVEDSFALYSTVSKKRRESAQQQSAVCL; from the exons ATGAAGAACAGTTCAGTGACTCTCAGCTGTAGCAGTGATGCTAACCCCCCCACTGTGTACACCTGGTACAAAAACAACCAATCACTGCTCAGGAAAGAACCACAGCTCGTCTTCAGCTCCATCCAGTCCTCTGACTCTGGACAGTATTACTGCACAGCTGAGAATGATCTGGGGAGGAGGACATCTAATTTTATCTTcattaatgtgaaat ATGGTCCACAGACGTCCACCCTGTCAGTGAGTCCCTCTGGTGAGATAGTggagggaagttcagtgactctGACCTGTAGCAGTGATGCTAACCCAGCAGCTCATTATACCTGGTACAAGGAGAACCAAACACTGCTTCAAGGACCAGAGGACATTTATAATTTCTCCTCCATCAgatctgaggacagagggttTTACCAGTGCAAGTCTGAGAATCAACATGGACGCTCAGAGTCTTCACCTCTGTTCATAGAAGTGTATT ATGCTCCAAAGCTTCCCTCTGTGTCAGTGAGTCCCTCTGCTGAGATAAAGGAGGGCAGCTCTGTGAATCTGACCTGTAGCAGTGATGCTAACCCAGCAGCTAATTATACCTGGTACAAGGAGGATGAAGGCTCAGCAAAAGCTTCAGGACAGATCTTCACCATCACCAACATCAGAGCTGAGCACAGTGGGAGTTATTACTGTGAAGCCCAGAACAGCAGAGGGCGTCATAGCTCCACCTTACATCTGACTGTTAGGGCAAGTAAGTCACATCTGTGCACGAGTCATTTACACCTAAAAGGTGCTGCTG GTTCAGtgaaatcagcagctgctggatcagttgctgttatttttctggCTCTCATATTCCTCTGTGCCTTCGTACTGTTTAG AAGAAAGAAGTTCTTGAAACAACCACCTGAGCCTGGAGAGGGACCAGacaacacagcacag CAGCAGGACGAACTCTTCTATGCCAGCGTGAGCTTCACTAAAAACCAGGAAGATCCACTGTACTCCAACATCAGGCAAGGTCAGCCCAGCAGacacaagacagaagaagaggaggacgaggagggtGTGGAATACACTGTCGTCAATGTGAAGAGCACCACTGCTACGCCAGG ATTAAGAAGTGAAGAGGCTGTGGAGGATTCATTTGCACTGTACAGCACCGTCAGCAAGAAACGCAGAGAATCAGCGCAGCAGCAGTCTGCAGTCTGTTTATAG